The Halalkalibacter krulwichiae genome has a segment encoding these proteins:
- a CDS encoding winged helix-turn-helix transcriptional regulator, with protein sequence MSECQVNSALEALVGKWKHKILFPLVQNQTMRFNELKRSIPGITQKMLTSQLRELEEHDLITRKVYAQIPPKVEYSLSEHGKSLIPILEQMSQWGAMHAAHLQSFKNAKKEVK encoded by the coding sequence ATGAGTGAATGCCAAGTAAACTCTGCTTTAGAAGCATTGGTAGGAAAGTGGAAGCATAAAATCTTATTTCCTCTCGTTCAAAATCAAACGATGAGGTTTAATGAGTTAAAGCGGTCTATACCGGGGATTACGCAAAAAATGTTAACATCTCAACTGAGAGAATTAGAAGAACATGATCTCATTACAAGAAAGGTTTACGCACAAATCCCACCAAAAGTCGAATATTCTCTTTCTGAGCATGGGAAGAGCTTAATTCCTATTTTGGAGCAAATGAGCCAATGGGGTGCGATGCACGCTGCCCATTTACAATCCTTCAAAAATGCTAAGAAGGAAGTTAAATAA
- a CDS encoding VOC family protein, with the protein MSFRIHPELELGPVKLKVSNLERSIQFYKEIIGFKVLNKGEKVVELTANDKDALLILEEVSNALVYPPGTSLGLYHVAILLPERSDLGLFLKHVANKGVKVGSADHFVSEALYLSDPDHNGLEIYRDRPREGWTKYGDDYKMVTEPIDAQGLLQAAGEHDWQGLPEKTTIGHIHLHVRDLYESKNFYRDLLGMDVTVGNMTKYGMLFMAAGGYHHHIGLNIWAGSDAKIRPKNAVGIEYYTILLPDEEALSKVVHHLTDNQVTIIEVDEGWLIEGPSGVGIRLQIKKGGN; encoded by the coding sequence GTGAGTTTTCGCATACATCCCGAATTAGAATTAGGTCCAGTTAAATTAAAAGTTAGTAATCTTGAGAGATCCATTCAATTCTATAAAGAAATAATTGGCTTTAAAGTCTTAAATAAAGGAGAGAAAGTGGTGGAACTAACAGCAAATGATAAAGATGCTTTGCTAATTCTAGAAGAAGTATCAAATGCGCTTGTTTATCCGCCAGGTACTTCATTAGGACTTTATCATGTTGCAATATTATTACCCGAACGAAGTGATTTAGGATTATTTTTAAAGCATGTCGCGAACAAAGGAGTAAAAGTGGGTTCAGCCGATCATTTTGTTAGTGAGGCCCTTTATTTATCTGATCCTGATCACAACGGTCTTGAAATTTATAGAGACCGTCCAAGAGAAGGATGGACAAAATACGGCGATGATTACAAAATGGTCACTGAACCAATTGATGCACAGGGCTTGTTGCAGGCAGCTGGAGAACACGATTGGCAAGGGTTACCTGAAAAAACAACAATTGGACATATTCATTTACATGTTCGTGATTTATATGAGAGTAAAAATTTCTATCGAGATCTACTTGGGATGGACGTAACAGTAGGGAATATGACAAAATATGGAATGCTATTTATGGCTGCAGGTGGTTATCATCACCATATTGGCTTAAATATTTGGGCTGGTTCTGATGCCAAAATTAGACCTAAAAATGCAGTTGGGATTGAGTATTACACAATTCTATTGCCCGACGAAGAAGCATTGTCAAAAGTGGTTCATCACTTAACTGATAATCAGGTAACGATAATAGAAGTAGATGAAGGATGGCTAATAGAAGGTCCTTCAGGTGTTGGCATTCGTCTTCAAATAAAAAAAGGGGGGAACTAA
- a CDS encoding DoxX family protein: protein MNKNELGLFIVRVVVGLTFFFHGLDKFQSGIANIAGWFESIGLPGFLAYIVAIIELVGGLAMVLGIGTKVIGALFAIIMVGAILTTKWPEGFLGGFELDVILLAASIQLIISSSQSFSIGAYFNKPKHETVQHN from the coding sequence TTGAATAAGAATGAGTTAGGTTTATTCATAGTTCGAGTTGTTGTTGGTCTTACGTTCTTTTTCCATGGACTTGATAAATTCCAAAGTGGGATAGCGAATATTGCAGGTTGGTTTGAGAGTATTGGGTTACCGGGATTCTTGGCTTATATTGTTGCTATTATTGAATTAGTTGGTGGACTAGCAATGGTCTTAGGAATTGGAACGAAAGTGATAGGAGCCTTATTTGCAATAATCATGGTAGGAGCCATATTGACAACAAAATGGCCAGAAGGCTTTCTTGGTGGATTTGAGTTAGATGTTATTCTACTTGCGGCATCTATACAACTGATTATTAGCAGCAGTCAAAGCTTTTCAATCGGAGCGTATTTTAACAAGCCTAAACATGAAACTGTTCAACATAATTAA
- a CDS encoding L-lactate dehydrogenase gives MNGKVNRVVLIGTGAVGCSYAYSLINQGTVEELVLIDVNEFRAEGEVMDLNHGLPFAPSSIKIWNGSYKDCAEADLVVITAGLPQKPGETRLDLVRKNTMIFKDIVKNIMDNDFDGIFLIATNPVDILTYVTWKESGLPKERVIGSGTTLDTARLRYMLGDYFDIDSRNVHAYIIGEHGDTELPVWSHTTIGVERLETYLAKNSEYNQEQLESLFENVRDAAYHIIERKGSTYYGIGMSLTRITKAILQNENCILPVSVYLDGEYGHQDVFIGTPAVINRNGVKQVIELELNDVEKQQFDHSVKVLKEIILPISN, from the coding sequence ATGAACGGAAAAGTAAATCGTGTCGTGTTAATTGGAACTGGTGCCGTTGGATGTAGTTATGCTTATTCATTAATCAATCAAGGAACAGTTGAAGAATTAGTTTTAATTGATGTAAATGAGTTTCGCGCTGAAGGTGAAGTGATGGACTTAAATCATGGTCTCCCTTTTGCTCCTTCTTCTATTAAAATTTGGAATGGATCCTATAAAGATTGTGCAGAAGCAGATCTAGTTGTCATAACAGCAGGTCTACCACAAAAGCCTGGAGAAACAAGACTTGACCTCGTTAGAAAAAACACGATGATTTTTAAAGACATTGTGAAGAATATTATGGATAATGACTTTGACGGGATATTTTTAATTGCTACAAATCCAGTTGATATTTTAACGTATGTTACTTGGAAAGAATCTGGGTTACCAAAAGAACGAGTAATTGGCTCCGGAACGACTTTAGATACAGCTAGATTACGCTATATGCTTGGAGATTATTTTGATATTGATTCAAGGAATGTTCATGCCTATATTATTGGTGAACATGGGGATACGGAACTTCCTGTTTGGAGTCATACAACCATTGGTGTTGAAAGACTTGAAACCTATTTAGCTAAAAATAGTGAGTATAACCAAGAACAGTTAGAAAGCCTATTTGAAAATGTGCGTGATGCCGCTTATCACATTATTGAACGAAAAGGTTCCACTTACTACGGCATAGGAATGTCTTTAACACGGATTACAAAAGCCATTTTACAAAACGAAAATTGTATATTGCCGGTATCTGTCTATCTGGACGGCGAGTATGGCCATCAAGATGTATTCATTGGTACTCCAGCGGTTATTAACCGAAATGGTGTGAAGCAGGTCATTGAACTTGAGCTAAATGATGTAGAAAAGCAACAATTTGATCATTCTGTTAAAGTATTAAAAGAGATTATTCTTCCGATTTCAAACTAA
- a CDS encoding M20 peptidase aminoacylase family protein, producing MRTIKNIDEWIEKYKDQITATYQHLHSIAEVSWEEQETTNYLAKRVGQLGIEYSLFDDHTGLVAEWKGDSHGPTVALRADIDALWQNVNGVWKANHSCGHDGHATMVLYTLKMLMDIGYKPKGTLKIIFQPAEETGTGAKKFIDKGVVNDVSYLLGIHVRPSEELSLKEASPAIYHGATKILQGKVKGVQAHAARPHQGINVIDSIGAIINAVNSIKIDPRISSSAKVTMVRTEGRNYNIIPDEAIIGIDLRAQTNEAMETLFAQVQKAVMTAASFNGAEIELETLTSMVAAVPNKTMEQIIQKAIEEVLGKESVSPPLVTPGGEDFHYYAARNPNLKATMVGLGADLSPGLHHPNMSFNVTALLDGVKILAVSIMKLFEQPRSDSK from the coding sequence GTGAGAACAATTAAAAACATAGACGAATGGATTGAAAAGTACAAAGACCAAATAACTGCAACGTACCAACATCTTCACTCGATCGCAGAAGTTAGTTGGGAGGAACAAGAGACGACAAACTATTTGGCAAAAAGAGTCGGTCAATTGGGAATTGAATATTCTCTTTTTGATGATCATACGGGACTTGTTGCAGAATGGAAGGGAGATAGCCATGGTCCTACGGTTGCACTGAGAGCTGATATAGATGCCTTATGGCAAAATGTTAATGGTGTATGGAAGGCAAATCATTCATGTGGTCATGATGGACATGCAACAATGGTATTATATACGCTCAAAATGTTAATGGACATCGGCTATAAGCCTAAAGGGACATTGAAAATCATTTTTCAACCAGCTGAAGAGACGGGGACTGGCGCAAAAAAGTTCATAGACAAAGGAGTTGTTAATGACGTTTCTTATCTACTTGGCATTCATGTTAGACCAAGTGAAGAACTATCATTAAAAGAAGCTTCACCCGCCATTTATCATGGAGCTACGAAAATACTGCAAGGAAAGGTAAAGGGTGTTCAAGCACATGCTGCGAGGCCACATCAGGGAATAAATGTAATAGATTCAATCGGTGCAATCATAAATGCGGTTAATTCAATTAAGATCGATCCAAGAATATCCAGTTCTGCAAAAGTAACCATGGTACGTACGGAGGGAAGAAATTATAACATCATTCCGGATGAAGCGATTATTGGAATTGATCTTCGCGCACAAACGAATGAGGCAATGGAAACCCTTTTTGCTCAAGTTCAGAAAGCTGTAATGACAGCAGCTAGTTTTAATGGAGCTGAAATTGAACTAGAAACGCTCACATCAATGGTAGCCGCAGTTCCAAATAAAACGATGGAACAAATCATTCAAAAAGCGATAGAAGAGGTACTTGGTAAAGAAAGCGTATCACCGCCACTCGTAACGCCGGGTGGAGAGGATTTCCACTATTATGCTGCTCGGAATCCTAATTTAAAAGCAACGATGGTTGGTTTAGGAGCGGATCTTTCTCCTGGTTTACATCATCCCAATATGAGCTTCAATGTTACAGCTTTATTGGATGGAGTGAAGATATTGGCCGTTTCTATTATGAAACTATTTGAACAACCGAGAAGTGATAGTAAATAA
- a CDS encoding SIMPL domain-containing protein, producing the protein MDKSQKHTRESETNTLRVRGEGIVQATPDQVQITMGVTTLNESIIDAQQENAMAINAVISSLIELGIPEQDIQTTVYRIDPEYDYIEGVQVFHGYRVAHLLRVTLDQIGIAGVVIDSAVKNGVNSIASIHYTVKDPSPFYQQALTNAVENALGKAIVLADALNVTLNPTPIDVKEIDRSQIQERYPTVLAAQTATTAIQPGQLTFEASIEALFSYF; encoded by the coding sequence ATGGACAAATCACAAAAGCATACTAGAGAGTCTGAAACAAATACGTTACGAGTTAGGGGAGAAGGGATCGTTCAAGCTACACCTGATCAAGTTCAAATTACGATGGGAGTGACTACGTTAAATGAGAGCATTATTGATGCTCAACAGGAGAACGCTATGGCAATAAATGCTGTAATTTCTAGTCTTATTGAATTAGGAATCCCGGAACAAGATATTCAGACGACTGTTTACCGAATCGATCCAGAGTATGATTATATTGAAGGTGTTCAAGTCTTCCATGGTTACCGAGTTGCTCATCTCCTCCGAGTAACCCTTGATCAAATTGGAATAGCTGGAGTGGTGATTGATTCGGCTGTGAAAAATGGTGTGAATTCTATTGCTTCCATTCATTACACCGTGAAAGATCCTTCTCCTTTTTATCAACAAGCCTTAACAAATGCAGTTGAAAATGCTCTAGGAAAGGCCATTGTTTTAGCAGATGCTCTCAACGTTACGCTAAATCCAACCCCGATAGATGTGAAAGAAATCGATCGATCGCAAATTCAAGAGCGTTATCCAACCGTATTGGCAGCACAAACAGCAACTACAGCCATTCAACCTGGTCAATTAACGTTTGAAGCATCTATTGAAGCATTATTTAGCTACTTTTAA
- a CDS encoding SMI1/KNR4 family protein produces the protein MSLQFYEGQAFWKSPSEYQPGTMLTDEKISEVERHLHVRLPRGYIELMKQQNGGELAFRYVLFEDGDAAIIPYLYEVEIDHGIGLSSVFIDECRLPDKLVLLTGDLHSWLALDYREKSNPSVVYITESETESGKWDEHPLADSFDQFTTKLFCK, from the coding sequence ATGAGTTTACAGTTTTATGAAGGACAAGCCTTCTGGAAGTCACCGTCGGAATATCAACCAGGTACAATGTTAACAGATGAAAAAATAAGTGAAGTCGAACGTCACTTGCATGTTCGGTTGCCTCGAGGTTATATCGAGTTAATGAAACAGCAAAATGGTGGAGAGTTAGCATTTCGGTATGTCTTATTTGAAGATGGTGATGCTGCGATTATTCCCTATTTATATGAAGTAGAAATTGATCATGGAATTGGATTGTCTTCCGTGTTTATAGATGAATGTCGGTTACCAGATAAGCTCGTACTTTTAACAGGAGATCTACATTCCTGGTTAGCACTAGACTACCGAGAGAAGAGTAATCCGTCAGTCGTTTATATTACCGAGAGTGAAACTGAAAGTGGGAAATGGGACGAACATCCATTAGCAGATTCATTTGATCAATTTACAACAAAGCTTTTCTGTAAATAA
- a CDS encoding DEAD/DEAH box helicase, with amino-acid sequence MKHSWLQAAFIVSVASSQATFNRGINYFRLGKITDLSYDSLTQKYTATVDGSFLYDCEVTINGEEEIDFQCDCEAALTYSGACKHIVAMLFAIKEQQKEIETIQTSPIKSRSSMLYAFKQSSAEENPLPFSETKELAVHYELVFSTNYHHSMIDKVELKLKVGNKRMYVVREIDEFIHSWIDKKAYTFTPNFTFDPKDHHFNEQDSAVFELLYTHLEIQATKQHQSFYYRQNQTRTLEIPAITFHSLLDLLNGANLSYLLSNDHQINHVTIKPLGSDRLLHFSLEESRNRHGLIQLASSNIEQFVFAEEAFQILIEGNTIYSLTTTQAKELEMIGEHTTSNETLDLIPKEELEAFCSYVLPTLSSIGQVTLQDTLHKSIEKRPLQAKLFLDIDNGTLYARLSFEYGEHIRNPFYESEEKATTKIITRDVRKEEQILHVLKRTNFTINEGQLTLSDWETIIPFMFEELPLLQKQLDVYTTSAVKKVIAIPPTTPSVQLDVNNETNWLDVSFSIEGIPEADIMNVLQALQSGMKYYKLSSGAYLQLNHERFDSMKKVIKTVTTTKRSLDKDMAIPLHKAFELEKATSSTRISKRLHQLLSDVQQPEFSDWPMPKDFHAELRDYQVNGYRWLRTLNLVGLSGILADDMGLGKTVQTIAFLQAEIEVRPTFQAMIVAPASLIYNWEKEIRKFAPALKTIVLAGTKQTREQLFQGNIKETDVFITSYPLLQRDYKNYENHLFQTIILDEAQAIKNDATKTTKSVRSLQAGSCFALSGTPIENHQDELFSIFHSLLPGMLGTKKQFKDLENTVIKKRVRPFILRRLKKDVLSELPEKIETVQYTDLSKDQKKMYLAQVKQLTEDVNDAIVTNQFQQKRIEILAGLTRLRQICCHPNLINHEDKYESGKLNRLLEYVEEGIQAGQRIVIFSQFTSMLQLIKEAFLNKEWTYHYLDGQTPAKQRVEMAEQFNNGEKPLFLVSLKAGGTGLNLIGGDTVILYDTWWNPAIEEQAADRVYRYGQTKTVQVIKLIANGTIEEKILDLHDRKKALVDAIIQPGEESLQALSAEDIKQLLTFS; translated from the coding sequence ATGAAACATTCATGGCTTCAAGCGGCCTTTATTGTGTCTGTAGCTTCCAGTCAAGCTACTTTTAATAGAGGAATTAACTATTTCCGATTAGGTAAAATAACAGATTTATCCTATGATTCGCTTACTCAAAAATATACTGCTACAGTTGATGGATCTTTTTTATATGATTGCGAGGTTACCATAAACGGCGAAGAAGAGATTGACTTTCAATGCGATTGCGAAGCAGCGCTAACATATTCTGGGGCATGTAAGCATATTGTTGCGATGTTATTTGCCATTAAAGAGCAACAAAAAGAGATTGAAACGATTCAAACTTCACCTATAAAATCCAGGAGCTCTATGCTCTATGCATTTAAGCAGTCTTCAGCTGAAGAAAACCCACTCCCTTTTTCAGAAACAAAAGAACTTGCCGTTCATTATGAACTAGTCTTCTCAACAAACTATCACCATTCGATGATTGATAAAGTTGAATTAAAATTAAAAGTAGGTAATAAGCGAATGTATGTTGTGAGAGAGATTGATGAATTTATTCATTCATGGATAGATAAAAAAGCATATACGTTTACTCCAAACTTTACATTTGACCCTAAAGATCATCATTTTAATGAACAGGATTCAGCTGTATTCGAGCTTCTTTATACCCATCTAGAAATCCAAGCAACCAAACAACATCAATCTTTTTATTATCGACAAAACCAAACAAGGACGCTTGAAATTCCAGCTATTACTTTCCATTCTTTGTTAGATTTATTAAATGGCGCAAACTTATCTTATTTGCTATCAAATGATCATCAAATTAACCATGTAACCATTAAACCTTTAGGTTCTGATCGCCTTCTACATTTTTCGCTAGAAGAATCACGAAACCGTCACGGTCTCATTCAGTTAGCTAGTTCCAATATAGAACAATTTGTCTTTGCCGAAGAAGCGTTTCAAATTCTTATCGAAGGAAATACAATCTATTCATTAACAACCACTCAGGCAAAAGAATTAGAAATGATCGGTGAGCATACGACTTCAAACGAAACGTTAGATCTCATCCCTAAGGAAGAACTTGAAGCCTTTTGTTCTTATGTATTACCTACTTTATCTTCCATTGGACAAGTTACATTGCAGGATACCTTACATAAATCTATCGAGAAGCGCCCATTACAAGCAAAACTGTTTCTTGATATTGATAATGGGACCTTATACGCACGGCTCTCATTTGAATATGGGGAACATATACGCAATCCATTTTATGAGAGTGAAGAAAAAGCTACAACGAAAATCATTACAAGAGATGTACGTAAGGAAGAACAAATCCTACACGTTCTTAAACGAACAAATTTCACAATAAACGAAGGACAGTTGACTCTTTCTGACTGGGAAACGATTATTCCCTTTATGTTTGAAGAGCTCCCTCTGTTACAAAAGCAACTAGATGTCTACACAACTTCAGCCGTAAAAAAAGTGATTGCCATACCGCCAACAACACCATCGGTTCAATTAGATGTTAACAATGAAACGAACTGGCTAGATGTCTCTTTTTCTATTGAAGGCATTCCTGAGGCAGATATTATGAATGTATTACAAGCACTTCAATCAGGTATGAAATACTACAAACTATCTTCAGGTGCTTATTTACAATTAAATCATGAACGATTTGATTCAATGAAAAAGGTTATCAAAACCGTTACAACTACGAAACGTTCACTCGACAAAGACATGGCTATTCCCTTACACAAAGCCTTTGAACTTGAGAAAGCAACGTCTTCAACTCGTATTTCGAAAAGACTGCATCAATTGCTATCTGATGTACAACAACCTGAATTTAGCGATTGGCCGATGCCAAAGGATTTCCATGCCGAACTTCGAGATTATCAAGTAAATGGTTATCGATGGTTGCGAACATTAAATCTAGTTGGCCTTAGTGGTATTTTAGCCGATGATATGGGACTTGGGAAAACAGTCCAAACAATCGCTTTTTTACAAGCCGAAATAGAGGTGCGACCTACTTTTCAAGCAATGATTGTTGCTCCCGCTAGCCTTATTTACAACTGGGAAAAGGAGATAAGGAAGTTTGCCCCAGCTTTAAAAACAATCGTTCTAGCCGGAACAAAACAAACACGTGAACAGTTATTCCAAGGCAATATAAAGGAAACAGATGTGTTTATTACTTCTTATCCATTACTTCAGCGTGATTATAAGAACTATGAGAATCATTTATTTCAAACCATTATTCTTGATGAAGCACAAGCTATCAAAAATGATGCAACGAAAACAACAAAATCTGTCCGTTCCCTTCAAGCCGGCAGTTGCTTTGCTTTAAGTGGGACTCCCATTGAAAATCATCAAGATGAGTTATTTTCGATCTTCCATAGTCTATTACCTGGTATGTTAGGTACGAAGAAACAATTCAAAGACCTGGAAAACACTGTTATCAAAAAACGTGTACGACCCTTTATATTACGTAGACTAAAAAAAGATGTATTGTCAGAGCTTCCAGAGAAAATTGAGACTGTTCAATATACAGACTTAAGTAAAGATCAAAAGAAGATGTATCTAGCCCAAGTAAAACAGTTAACCGAAGATGTGAATGATGCTATCGTCACAAATCAATTCCAGCAAAAGCGAATTGAAATTCTCGCTGGTTTAACACGCTTGAGACAAATTTGTTGTCATCCAAATTTAATCAATCATGAGGACAAATACGAGTCAGGGAAACTAAATAGGTTATTAGAATATGTAGAGGAAGGAATCCAAGCTGGGCAACGAATCGTTATCTTTTCACAATTCACTTCCATGCTACAGCTTATTAAAGAAGCTTTTTTAAATAAAGAATGGACGTATCATTATTTAGATGGACAAACCCCTGCAAAACAGCGAGTTGAGATGGCTGAGCAATTCAATAATGGGGAAAAACCCCTTTTTCTCGTTTCATTAAAAGCAGGAGGAACCGGTCTTAATTTAATCGGTGGCGATACAGTAATTCTATATGATACTTGGTGGAATCCTGCGATTGAAGAACAAGCAGCAGATCGTGTCTATCGCTATGGCCAAACTAAAACAGTGCAAGTAATTAAATTGATAGCAAATGGGACAATTGAAGAAAAAATACTTGATTTACACGACAGGAAAAAAGCACTTGTTGATGCTATTATTCAACCAGGAGAAGAATCGTTACAGGCCTTAAGCGCAGAAGATATAAAACAATTATTAACTTTTTCTTAA
- the ribD gene encoding bifunctional diaminohydroxyphosphoribosylaminopyrimidine deaminase/5-amino-6-(5-phosphoribosylamino)uracil reductase RibD has protein sequence MIDSDYMKLALDLARNTRGQTSPNPMVGSVVVKDGAIVGMGAHLKAGEGHAEVQALKMAGDDARGGTIYVTLEPCSHFGKTPPCADLIIEKGLSRVVVATTDPNPAVAGSGIEKLKNAGIEVVVGVGREDADKLNEIFFHYIQTAQPFVTLKSATTLDGKTATVTGQSKWITGDEAREDVHRYRHTHDAILVGIGTVLADDPSLTTRLPNGGKNPIRVVLDRRLRTPINCKLVQDRKAQTWILTTDQASNEKREELMRLGIEVILLPDDSIETILHILGSKGITSLFVEGGAEVNGSFLKAKAVNQVITYLAPKLFGGHSAPTAIGGQGFTEVEDAVELEIEEIVKIGNDIKVVSRVKGSD, from the coding sequence ATGATTGATTCTGATTATATGAAATTAGCATTAGATTTAGCTAGAAACACTCGTGGACAAACTTCCCCAAATCCGATGGTTGGTTCAGTAGTAGTAAAAGATGGTGCTATCGTAGGAATGGGAGCGCATTTAAAAGCTGGTGAAGGACATGCAGAAGTGCAAGCTCTAAAGATGGCAGGTGATGATGCACGTGGAGGGACGATCTATGTGACTCTTGAGCCGTGTAGTCATTTTGGAAAAACGCCACCGTGTGCTGACTTAATTATTGAAAAAGGATTAAGTAGGGTTGTAGTCGCAACGACCGATCCGAATCCGGCTGTAGCAGGAAGTGGGATTGAAAAATTGAAAAATGCGGGTATTGAAGTCGTAGTTGGTGTAGGTCGTGAAGATGCTGACAAGTTGAATGAAATTTTTTTTCACTATATTCAGACGGCCCAACCATTTGTAACGTTAAAATCGGCTACAACACTCGATGGAAAAACAGCAACGGTCACAGGACAAAGCAAGTGGATTACAGGAGACGAAGCTCGTGAAGATGTTCATCGTTATCGTCATACTCACGATGCGATACTCGTTGGGATCGGTACGGTACTAGCTGATGATCCTTCCTTAACTACTCGTTTACCGAATGGAGGGAAAAATCCAATTCGTGTTGTACTTGATCGCCGTTTACGTACACCAATTAATTGTAAGCTTGTTCAAGATCGAAAAGCACAAACGTGGATTTTAACAACAGATCAAGCATCTAATGAAAAACGAGAGGAATTAATGAGACTCGGTATAGAAGTGATTTTGTTGCCTGATGATTCGATTGAAACGATTCTACATATTCTTGGTTCAAAAGGGATAACGTCATTGTTTGTTGAAGGTGGTGCAGAAGTTAACGGCAGCTTTCTAAAAGCAAAAGCTGTCAACCAAGTGATCACCTATCTTGCGCCTAAGTTGTTTGGAGGTCATTCTGCTCCTACGGCAATAGGCGGACAAGGTTTTACTGAAGTAGAAGATGCGGTTGAATTAGAAATTGAAGAAATTGTTAAAATAGGTAATGATATAAAAGTTGTTTCGCGGGTGAAAGGAAGTGACTAA
- the ribE gene encoding riboflavin synthase, giving the protein MFTGIIEELGTVQEMRSSGESMVMSIGASRILSDVQLGDSIAVNGVCLTVTSFSSSHFTVDVMPETVRATSLQKLGRGSKVNLERAMSAKGRFGGHFVSGHVDGIGTILSKQTEQNAVYYRIGINSELRHYMIEKGSVAVDGTSLTIFAVDEESFTLSIIPHTMEESIIGLKGIGDIVNIECDMVGKYIEQFVSRSFKPSHNKGTLTEGFLSEHGFK; this is encoded by the coding sequence ATGTTTACAGGTATTATTGAAGAATTAGGGACAGTTCAGGAAATGCGTTCAAGTGGAGAGTCAATGGTAATGTCGATTGGAGCAAGTCGAATTTTATCTGATGTTCAACTTGGTGATAGCATTGCAGTAAATGGTGTTTGTTTAACCGTAACTTCCTTTTCATCGTCTCACTTTACGGTTGATGTCATGCCTGAAACAGTAAGGGCAACAAGTTTACAGAAGCTTGGACGTGGCAGTAAGGTAAACTTAGAAAGAGCGATGAGCGCGAAAGGTCGGTTTGGAGGTCATTTTGTCTCTGGGCATGTTGACGGGATTGGAACCATTCTCTCAAAACAAACGGAACAAAATGCTGTATATTACCGAATTGGGATTAACTCGGAACTGCGTCACTATATGATTGAAAAAGGCTCTGTAGCAGTCGATGGTACGAGTTTAACGATCTTTGCAGTGGATGAGGAAAGTTTCACCCTTTCGATTATTCCACACACAATGGAAGAATCGATTATTGGCCTTAAAGGAATAGGGGATATTGTCAATATAGAATGCGACATGGTTGGAAAATATATTGAGCAATTTGTTTCGAGAAGTTTTAAGCCTAGCCACAACAAAGGAACATTAACAGAAGGTTTTTTGTCAGAGCACGGATTTAAATAA